A stretch of the Porifericola rhodea genome encodes the following:
- a CDS encoding 6-pyruvoyl trahydropterin synthase family protein, translating to MYTVTIRDHMMIAHSLPAKAFGPAQHMHGATYVVDAEFKSEQLDENNIVIDIDIATKKLQQALAPLKYQNLDELAQFKGKLTTTEFLAHYIHQQISDEIKDSFTGSLKITLGESHVAWASYEGKVA from the coding sequence ATGTACACAGTCACCATTCGCGATCATATGATGATCGCGCATTCACTACCTGCCAAAGCTTTTGGCCCTGCGCAGCATATGCATGGTGCTACATATGTTGTGGATGCTGAGTTTAAATCTGAGCAACTGGATGAAAATAATATTGTCATAGATATTGATATTGCTACCAAAAAACTACAACAGGCCTTGGCTCCTCTCAAGTACCAGAATTTGGATGAGTTAGCGCAGTTCAAAGGTAAACTTACCACTACAGAATTTCTGGCCCACTACATCCATCAGCAGATAAGCGATGAGATAAAAGACAGCTTTACAGGAAGCCTCAAAATTACGCTGGGTGAGTCGCATGTAGCCTGGGCGTCTTATGAAGGCAAAGTGGCCTAA
- a CDS encoding glycosyltransferase family 4 protein gives MKAKWPNAMSGQVQVLPQTINFVLPDDRHLPSGGNLYNEKLIQALLQLGQSVEIMSFPEYHKVIQADKAGIYGVDSLFVEEMHKLLKYSPKKAFSFFIMHHLQSLFPPKGIDAEQYFLQAEAPVLRFFDVFLLTSEFSKAYLLEKKMEGHMMVVEPAYSVVDVPSSSLSKPLKAIMVANVVERKGILSFLEQLAYLSKAEDDFMINIIGRTDMEPAYYQSCQKLVQSSSLKSKVHFSGEMEHHEVLQQYSLHHLFVSAAQMETFGMAIQEAKSCGLPLLLCKGGFTERHLLKGKGLISPNIFKLAGNFIELCRNDRLMREYWQSAKVARTSSQPYQWEQAAAFFLNLFRDFYI, from the coding sequence ATGAAGGCAAAGTGGCCTAATGCCATGAGTGGCCAGGTTCAGGTACTTCCGCAAACCATTAATTTTGTACTGCCAGACGACAGGCATTTGCCCTCAGGGGGTAATCTGTATAATGAAAAGCTGATACAGGCGCTACTTCAGTTAGGTCAGTCCGTAGAAATTATGAGTTTTCCTGAGTACCATAAGGTAATTCAGGCAGATAAGGCGGGCATCTATGGTGTAGATAGCCTTTTTGTAGAAGAGATGCATAAGCTGTTGAAATACAGCCCTAAAAAGGCTTTTTCGTTTTTTATTATGCATCATCTGCAAAGCCTGTTTCCACCAAAGGGGATAGATGCAGAGCAATACTTTTTGCAAGCTGAGGCTCCGGTACTGCGTTTTTTTGATGTATTCCTCCTGACCAGCGAGTTTTCAAAAGCTTACCTTCTGGAAAAGAAGATGGAAGGCCATATGATGGTAGTAGAGCCTGCCTATAGCGTGGTGGATGTACCTTCTTCAAGTTTGAGTAAACCCCTGAAAGCTATAATGGTAGCCAATGTAGTTGAGCGTAAAGGTATACTCAGCTTCCTTGAGCAGCTAGCCTATTTAAGTAAGGCAGAAGATGATTTTATGATCAATATTATCGGTCGTACCGATATGGAACCGGCTTATTACCAATCTTGCCAAAAGCTGGTACAAAGCAGTAGTTTAAAAAGTAAGGTGCACTTTAGCGGAGAGATGGAGCACCATGAAGTATTACAGCAATATAGTCTGCATCATCTGTTTGTGTCTGCTGCACAAATGGAGACTTTTGGTATGGCTATTCAAGAGGCAAAAAGCTGTGGTCTGCCGCTTTTGTTGTGCAAAGGGGGCTTCACGGAAAGGCATTTACTGAAAGGAAAAGGTCTGATAAGCCCAAATATTTTCAAATTAGCGGGAAATTTCATAGAATTATGTAGGAATGACAGGCTGATGCGTGAATATTGGCAATCAGCAAAAGTGGCACGTACCTCTTCCCAGCCCTACCAGTGGGAGCAGGCAGCTGCTTTTTTTTTAAACTTGTTTAGGGATTTTTATATCTAA
- a CDS encoding flotillin family protein, with product MEKQMLIALLVIGAVFFVGLIAFVIKMYNKAVQGEALVRTGLGDVKVSFSGIFVVPVLHKLEVMDITLKSMEINRMGKDGLICRDNLRADIKVSFFIRVNKTTEDVVHVAQSIGCARASDKEQLQMLFDAKFSEALKTVGKHFEFVELYNSRAKFKEKILEEIGTDLNGYILDDCAIDYLEQTPIEHLNTENILDSEGIKKIIDLTAQQKIQSNLIENEKKKTLKKQDVEAEETILELERQLIEKQERQQREVSNIRSREAAEREKVRQEEHKKAEQARILTEEEIGIAEQNKDRQVLVAQRNKERADAIEVERVEQARMLEATERERVVELARIEKEKSLEEERRNIQEVIRERVVVEKSTVEEEEKIKDTRAMAEAERNKQVAIKNAERDAQEALVKEIKSAEAAKQASEHRAKQLMIDAQAEEDSAAHRANAIKTMAEAEAAQKAAIGLSEAQVMEAKAAAREKEGEAEAGVIEAQAEADAKGISMRAEAQAQADEKLGLVAAKVNREKGKAEAEVIQDRATAEEKQGMAQARVLEEKMTAEAKGIREKAQAMQALDGAGKDHEEFRLRLETEKVLEMAKINIQKDIADAQAQVIGDALKSARIDIIGGETMLFDQIMGSIAKGKAIDGMIGNSQALTGLKNNLLGNGNGSASFGDNLKKFIGQFGMNSEDLKNLTVSALLMKMMGKTEQPSLKDELNKLLAVARTAGMADEPVQNIKL from the coding sequence ATGGAAAAACAGATGCTCATTGCGCTGCTAGTGATCGGCGCAGTATTTTTCGTGGGCTTAATAGCCTTCGTTATCAAAATGTACAACAAGGCTGTGCAGGGAGAAGCACTGGTTCGTACCGGACTAGGCGATGTAAAGGTTTCTTTTTCAGGAATTTTCGTAGTCCCAGTCTTGCATAAGCTGGAAGTCATGGACATCACTTTAAAGTCCATGGAAATTAACCGTATGGGTAAGGATGGCCTTATCTGTCGTGACAACTTAAGGGCAGATATCAAAGTGTCATTCTTTATCAGGGTAAATAAAACTACCGAAGATGTGGTGCATGTGGCACAATCAATAGGCTGTGCTCGTGCCTCTGATAAGGAGCAGCTACAAATGCTATTTGATGCTAAATTTTCTGAAGCGCTTAAGACTGTAGGAAAGCATTTTGAGTTTGTAGAATTGTACAACTCAAGAGCTAAATTTAAAGAAAAAATTCTAGAAGAAATAGGTACCGACCTTAATGGTTATATCCTGGATGACTGTGCCATAGACTATCTGGAACAAACGCCTATTGAGCACCTCAACACAGAAAACATACTGGACTCAGAGGGTATCAAAAAAATTATTGATCTTACTGCCCAGCAAAAAATTCAATCTAACCTGATTGAAAATGAAAAGAAAAAGACCTTAAAAAAGCAGGATGTAGAAGCTGAAGAAACCATACTTGAGCTAGAGCGCCAACTTATAGAAAAGCAGGAGCGTCAGCAACGTGAGGTATCTAACATACGTTCTCGTGAGGCTGCTGAGAGAGAAAAGGTACGACAGGAAGAACACAAAAAAGCGGAACAGGCACGTATTCTTACCGAAGAAGAAATTGGTATTGCCGAACAGAACAAAGATCGTCAGGTACTGGTAGCTCAGCGTAATAAGGAGCGTGCAGACGCCATAGAAGTAGAAAGAGTAGAGCAAGCTCGTATGCTGGAAGCTACCGAGAGGGAGCGCGTAGTTGAGCTGGCCAGAATAGAGAAGGAAAAATCACTGGAAGAGGAACGTAGAAATATACAGGAAGTGATACGTGAGCGAGTAGTGGTAGAGAAATCTACGGTAGAGGAAGAAGAGAAAATTAAAGACACCAGGGCAATGGCTGAAGCTGAACGAAACAAGCAGGTGGCCATTAAAAATGCTGAACGTGATGCTCAGGAAGCTTTGGTTAAAGAAATTAAGTCTGCCGAAGCCGCCAAACAGGCTTCTGAACATAGAGCGAAACAGCTGATGATAGATGCCCAGGCAGAAGAGGATTCTGCAGCACATCGCGCCAATGCTATCAAAACTATGGCCGAAGCTGAAGCTGCTCAAAAAGCTGCTATTGGTCTGTCAGAAGCACAGGTTATGGAGGCTAAAGCAGCTGCCCGCGAAAAAGAAGGCGAAGCCGAAGCAGGTGTCATTGAAGCACAGGCAGAAGCGGATGCTAAAGGAATTAGCATGCGTGCCGAAGCTCAGGCTCAGGCTGACGAAAAGCTGGGGCTGGTAGCGGCAAAAGTAAACAGAGAGAAAGGTAAAGCAGAAGCTGAAGTAATTCAGGACAGAGCTACTGCCGAAGAAAAGCAAGGTATGGCACAGGCACGCGTACTGGAAGAGAAGATGACTGCTGAAGCTAAAGGTATACGCGAAAAAGCTCAGGCAATGCAGGCACTGGATGGTGCAGGTAAAGATCATGAAGAGTTCAGACTCAGACTAGAAACCGAGAAAGTGCTGGAAATGGCAAAAATCAACATTCAGAAAGATATAGCCGATGCGCAGGCTCAGGTAATAGGTGATGCACTGAAATCTGCCAGAATAGACATTATTGGCGGTGAAACCATGCTGTTTGATCAGATTATGGGCTCAATTGCCAAAGGTAAAGCAATAGATGGTATGATCGGAAACAGCCAGGCACTTACTGGTCTGAAAAACAATCTGCTGGGCAACGGAAATGGTAGTGCCTCTTTTGGAGATAACCTTAAGAAGTTTATAGGCCAATTTGGAATGAACTCAGAAGACCTGAAGAACCTTACGGTCTCTGCACTACTCATGAAAATGATGGGCAAAACTGAGCAACCTTCGCTTAAAGATGAGCTAAACAAACTTTTGGCAGTAGCACGTACCGCCGGAATGGCAGACGAACCTGTCCAGAATATCAAACTTTAA
- a CDS encoding CDP-alcohol phosphatidyltransferase family protein, with amino-acid sequence MKVNTTSNHSEAIFLSRWPRFFAVASCIFIGIFLLLPSSLLLSTLFTLFFSAFIYTGRCLWKPLGTWGGAANAITALRTLGILLLLFFQAELPPAAFFVVGILILIADGLDGYYARKYNTVSAFGDLFDKETDAFFVLAFCIILIKKELIGMWVVWPALLRYIFVLVLHTFRIQHIVLSYSFRRQFIGMWFMGTIMACFVLPRPVYTAGMIFATAMLAYSFMKDTFLMLKLKSDQG; translated from the coding sequence ATGAAGGTGAATACTACGAGCAATCATTCCGAAGCAATATTTTTAAGTCGCTGGCCACGCTTTTTTGCGGTAGCCTCCTGTATCTTTATCGGAATATTTCTGCTTTTGCCTTCCAGCTTACTTTTAAGCACTTTATTTACTCTTTTTTTTTCTGCTTTTATTTATACCGGGAGGTGCTTATGGAAACCATTAGGCACTTGGGGTGGTGCGGCTAATGCAATTACTGCACTCAGAACTTTAGGCATACTGCTGTTGCTGTTTTTTCAGGCAGAGTTGCCTCCGGCAGCATTTTTTGTTGTAGGAATACTGATACTAATCGCCGACGGACTAGACGGTTATTATGCCCGCAAATATAATACAGTATCTGCCTTCGGAGATTTATTTGATAAAGAAACTGACGCTTTCTTTGTACTGGCTTTTTGTATTATCCTGATCAAAAAAGAGCTGATAGGTATGTGGGTAGTTTGGCCTGCCCTACTACGCTACATCTTTGTATTGGTACTTCACACCTTCCGTATACAACATATAGTTTTGTCCTACTCTTTTCGCAGGCAGTTTATAGGCATGTGGTTTATGGGTACTATCATGGCCTGTTTTGTGCTGCCCAGACCTGTTTATACCGCAGGGATGATTTTCGCTACAGCTATGCTAGCTTATTCTTTTATGAAAGATACTTTTCTGATGTTAAAACTTAAATCAGATCAGGGGTAA
- a CDS encoding DNA repair ATPase yields the protein MQNPIVQPENINIESGTYEVLQKRLAQSRQLLTEKLNSLNEARKSVFGSLETNLLTTERIHTANNCIPYDMVSLGGQFIFGYNVHLGLKNQIELSDVFSIYTYHEHSFHEQSLALVEDETFVNDFQKLYKYYKDTIFTRFVSSGPYLYMVFRISKGLDDIKAFKWQVQGDKLVYLDDRSELEIKQAIQHEFRWQRVSRDAHRKGKHPHISVEDKVFVETLNGKLTIKIEDNTDSGHGIYEEPVDDPDQTLDDVEIYYSVLENLVLLKIRPYQEKQFRYLIFNTRLQEARRIDAIEEACLLLPDDQGVLFPNGYYLQTGATKLFENELPDLKFEKKVLSPNGEDFLYVFYNREQGVYQLLFYNLITQQMGTPIVCHGYAIFDNGELCYFNADQEPKKHHAIRIWQTPFVGPNYTLAQQSDSYLYKVGNKDIVRLMAESQLLIKLIDKGENYENLYLELKKQSSTILEAYYWLDRADAFHINEPIQQICDTAASAIDEYEKVVSIRKQTHEQLSNVSKSSEVLLKSIRTARYAHIQEFVDHLSELRKLRGEIVSLHELRYINKQKVEDLEQQVEERNEKLAHHCIRFLSQEASLDPYQNKIEKIQAEIDQLKKVVDAEKVEADIKQSSADLEMLVEIVSNLKIEDATLTTQIIDRISVLFAEFNKIKAAHKRKRKELLGKEGKAEFEAQKKLVNQAMLNYLDVADTPDRCDEYLNKLMVQLEELEARFAEFDEFVSQINDLREDLYNAFEARKVQLVEARNKRSNTLAQSAERILKAIQNRVKSISEISELNGYFASDLMVEKVNRIVAELKTLQDTTKADDVLSQLKSLKEDTVRQIRDRSEIYAEGGNTIRLGNHSFLVTTSSLALTILVKNGQLYYHLSGTNFYEPILNSELSAYKPYWEQAILSENEEVYRAEYLAYLLFKASERRETAPLHQLADLDEKSLLTVVQEFMAGRYEEAYVKGVHDHDAMHILKNLLQIYQSAGLLRFHSAARVCAALCWKYFLKKEQKDFINHQLKGAGAILKVFPNSAVFSELLELLQSEISQFLKAYPLFTESLSKEAALYLFEELSSDDDFIFSQQAKTKQEAFEKYLDNNKNRKAYEQSVQSLKAHPFTQFELIKKWVSSWTQEYGHEGVAVDEVAFLLFSDHDTYQTHNTELSIALSGLQGNHSLLNEGNYQLDYVAFMQKLRVFAEEAVPDFKAFQQLKKELTQQFEAELKLDSFKPKVMSAFVRNRLIDKVYFPLIGANLAKQIGAAGADKRTDRMGMLLLISPPGYGKTTLMEYVANRLGIIFMKINGPAIGHTVTSVDPEAAPNAAAREELHKLNLAFEMGDNVMIYLDDIQHCHTEFLQKFISLCDAQRKIEGVYKGKSKTYDFRGKKVCVVMAGNPYTESGEKFQIPDMLSNRADIYNLGDIIGDSADDFKLSYIENSLTSNPVLHKLSSKSQKDIYAMIRIAESGSREGISFEASHAVEEVNEYVEVLKKMITVRDAVLRVNTEYIRSAAQSDEYRTEPAFKLQGSYRDMNKMAEKVQPIMNEKELQTLIMSHYENEAQTLTNGAEANLLKFKKMSNQLSDAEAKRWEEIKSIFAKAQQTKAYGNGVGPAVEKMNDISNSLKLIAQHLTKNGQA from the coding sequence ATGCAAAACCCTATAGTACAGCCTGAAAACATCAATATAGAAAGCGGCACCTATGAAGTGCTTCAAAAGAGATTAGCCCAAAGCCGGCAGCTACTTACCGAAAAGCTTAACTCTCTAAACGAAGCTCGCAAATCGGTTTTTGGTTCATTGGAAACCAATTTACTTACCACCGAGAGGATACACACAGCAAATAACTGTATCCCATATGACATGGTCTCGCTCGGAGGACAGTTTATTTTTGGCTATAATGTGCACCTCGGACTCAAAAATCAGATAGAACTCTCCGATGTTTTTAGCATCTACACATATCATGAGCACAGCTTTCATGAGCAAAGCCTGGCGTTAGTTGAAGATGAAACTTTTGTCAATGATTTTCAGAAGCTATACAAATATTATAAAGACACCATTTTTACCCGCTTTGTCAGCTCGGGGCCTTACCTCTACATGGTTTTCAGAATCAGCAAAGGTTTGGATGACATTAAAGCATTTAAGTGGCAGGTTCAGGGGGATAAATTAGTCTACCTGGATGACCGAAGCGAGCTGGAAATAAAACAGGCTATTCAGCATGAGTTTCGCTGGCAAAGAGTCTCCAGAGACGCACACCGCAAAGGAAAACATCCACACATTTCAGTTGAAGATAAAGTCTTCGTTGAGACACTAAACGGAAAGCTCACCATAAAAATAGAAGACAATACTGATTCTGGTCATGGTATATATGAGGAGCCTGTAGATGATCCAGATCAAACCCTGGACGACGTTGAAATCTACTACAGTGTGTTAGAAAACCTGGTACTCCTAAAAATTCGTCCGTATCAGGAGAAGCAGTTCCGCTACCTCATCTTCAATACAAGACTACAGGAGGCCCGACGAATAGATGCAATAGAAGAAGCCTGCCTGCTCCTACCCGACGACCAGGGAGTATTGTTTCCAAACGGCTATTATCTTCAGACCGGAGCCACCAAACTGTTTGAAAATGAACTACCTGACCTGAAGTTTGAAAAGAAGGTGCTCTCTCCAAATGGAGAAGATTTTCTATATGTATTTTACAATCGTGAGCAAGGTGTATATCAGCTACTTTTTTATAACCTGATCACTCAGCAGATGGGTACTCCTATCGTATGTCATGGTTACGCTATTTTTGATAATGGCGAACTCTGCTATTTTAATGCGGACCAGGAACCTAAAAAACACCACGCCATTCGTATCTGGCAAACTCCTTTTGTAGGACCTAATTATACCCTTGCACAGCAAAGTGACTCTTATCTGTATAAAGTTGGTAATAAGGATATTGTACGTCTTATGGCCGAAAGCCAGTTACTTATTAAGCTTATTGATAAGGGAGAAAACTACGAAAACCTCTACCTGGAATTAAAAAAACAATCTTCTACCATACTGGAAGCGTATTACTGGCTGGATAGAGCTGATGCTTTTCACATTAACGAACCAATACAGCAAATTTGTGATACTGCGGCTTCCGCGATAGATGAGTATGAGAAGGTTGTAAGTATTCGTAAGCAGACACACGAGCAATTATCCAATGTTAGCAAAAGTAGTGAGGTACTCCTCAAAAGTATACGCACCGCTCGTTACGCTCACATTCAGGAGTTTGTAGACCACCTTTCTGAACTTAGAAAACTTAGAGGTGAGATTGTATCGCTTCATGAGCTACGTTATATCAACAAACAGAAAGTAGAAGATTTAGAGCAGCAGGTAGAGGAAAGAAACGAAAAGCTGGCCCATCATTGTATTCGCTTTTTGTCACAAGAAGCGTCTCTGGATCCTTACCAAAATAAAATTGAAAAAATACAGGCAGAAATAGACCAGCTGAAGAAAGTGGTAGATGCAGAAAAGGTGGAAGCAGATATTAAACAAAGCTCGGCTGACCTGGAAATGCTGGTTGAAATAGTAAGTAACCTTAAAATTGAGGATGCCACACTCACTACTCAAATTATTGATCGTATTTCGGTGCTGTTTGCGGAATTCAATAAGATTAAAGCCGCACATAAGCGAAAACGCAAAGAATTATTAGGCAAAGAGGGAAAAGCAGAGTTTGAAGCACAAAAAAAGCTGGTCAATCAGGCCATGCTCAACTATCTGGATGTTGCAGATACCCCCGACAGATGTGATGAATACCTGAACAAGCTGATGGTACAGCTGGAAGAACTGGAAGCTAGATTTGCTGAATTTGATGAGTTTGTTAGTCAGATCAATGACCTGCGGGAGGACTTGTACAATGCCTTTGAAGCCAGAAAAGTACAGCTGGTAGAAGCTAGAAATAAACGGTCAAACACTCTGGCACAGTCAGCTGAACGAATACTCAAGGCCATACAAAACCGTGTTAAAAGCATCAGTGAGATAAGTGAACTGAACGGCTACTTTGCCAGTGACCTCATGGTTGAAAAGGTCAATCGTATAGTAGCTGAGCTCAAAACACTACAGGATACTACCAAAGCAGATGATGTATTGAGCCAACTCAAAAGCCTGAAAGAAGATACTGTTCGCCAGATCCGCGACCGTTCGGAGATTTATGCTGAAGGAGGTAATACTATCCGCCTTGGCAACCATAGTTTTCTAGTAACTACCTCTAGCTTGGCTCTTACTATCCTCGTCAAAAACGGACAGCTGTATTATCACCTTAGTGGCACCAACTTTTATGAGCCAATCTTAAATAGTGAGCTTTCTGCTTATAAGCCCTACTGGGAACAGGCCATACTATCTGAAAACGAGGAGGTATATCGCGCTGAATATTTGGCTTACTTACTTTTTAAAGCTTCTGAGCGCAGAGAAACTGCCCCCCTACACCAACTGGCCGATCTAGACGAAAAATCACTCCTTACAGTAGTGCAGGAGTTTATGGCTGGCCGATACGAAGAGGCTTATGTAAAAGGTGTGCATGACCATGATGCTATGCATATTCTAAAAAACCTATTGCAAATATACCAGTCGGCTGGCCTTTTAAGGTTTCATTCGGCTGCCAGAGTATGTGCCGCACTCTGTTGGAAATATTTCCTGAAAAAAGAACAAAAGGACTTTATCAACCATCAGCTTAAGGGTGCCGGCGCTATTCTCAAAGTTTTTCCAAACAGCGCTGTTTTTTCTGAGCTACTTGAGTTATTGCAATCAGAAATATCTCAATTTCTTAAAGCCTACCCCCTATTTACAGAATCTCTTTCAAAAGAAGCGGCTCTGTACCTCTTTGAGGAATTAAGTAGTGATGATGACTTCATATTCTCTCAACAGGCAAAGACAAAACAAGAAGCATTTGAGAAATACCTGGACAACAACAAAAATCGCAAAGCATATGAACAATCAGTACAGAGCCTGAAGGCACATCCTTTTACTCAGTTTGAGCTAATCAAAAAGTGGGTATCATCCTGGACACAGGAGTATGGCCATGAGGGTGTAGCAGTAGATGAAGTAGCCTTCCTACTGTTTAGCGATCATGACACTTATCAGACACATAACACAGAACTTAGCATAGCACTTAGCGGCTTACAAGGCAATCACTCCTTACTCAATGAAGGCAACTATCAGCTTGACTACGTCGCGTTTATGCAGAAACTAAGGGTTTTTGCAGAAGAAGCCGTACCTGACTTTAAAGCTTTTCAGCAGTTGAAAAAGGAGTTGACGCAGCAGTTTGAAGCAGAACTGAAGCTAGATAGCTTTAAACCTAAAGTCATGAGCGCTTTTGTCCGCAACCGACTAATTGACAAAGTCTACTTTCCTCTCATCGGGGCTAACTTAGCCAAACAAATTGGCGCAGCTGGTGCTGATAAACGCACTGACCGTATGGGCATGCTACTTCTGATTTCGCCCCCTGGCTATGGTAAAACGACATTGATGGAATACGTAGCCAACCGCCTGGGTATCATTTTCATGAAAATCAACGGGCCCGCTATCGGACATACCGTCACTTCAGTAGACCCGGAAGCAGCGCCTAATGCAGCAGCCAGAGAAGAGCTACATAAGCTCAACCTGGCCTTTGAAATGGGCGATAACGTTATGATTTACCTGGATGACATTCAACATTGCCACACAGAATTTTTGCAAAAATTTATCTCCCTTTGTGATGCTCAGCGAAAAATTGAAGGGGTATACAAAGGTAAAAGCAAAACCTACGACTTCCGTGGAAAGAAGGTGTGTGTAGTTATGGCCGGAAACCCCTATACTGAAAGTGGAGAAAAATTTCAGATACCCGACATGCTTTCTAATCGTGCAGATATTTATAATCTGGGTGATATTATTGGAGACTCTGCCGATGATTTTAAGCTGAGCTATATTGAGAACAGTCTTACCTCAAACCCTGTCCTTCATAAGCTCTCCAGCAAAAGTCAAAAAGATATTTATGCTATGATCCGTATCGCTGAAAGTGGAAGTCGCGAGGGAATAAGCTTTGAAGCTTCACATGCAGTTGAAGAAGTTAACGAATATGTAGAGGTGCTGAAAAAAATGATAACTGTCAGAGATGCTGTGCTTCGTGTAAATACGGAATATATACGCTCCGCAGCTCAGTCAGATGAGTACAGAACCGAACCTGCCTTTAAGCTACAGGGCTCTTACCGTGATATGAACAAAATGGCAGAAAAAGTACAGCCTATTATGAATGAGAAAGAGCTGCAAACCTTAATTATGTCGCATTACGAAAATGAGGCCCAGACCTTAACAAATGGCGCAGAAGCCAATCTTCTCAAATTTAAAAAGATGAGCAATCAACTTAGTGATGCAGAAGCCAAACGCTGGGAGGAGATTAAAAGTATTTTCGCAAAAGCGCAGCAAACCAAGGCTTATGGTAATGGTGTAGGCCCGGCGGTAGAAAAAATGAATGATATTTCTAACAGTCTTAAGCTCATTGCCCAACATTTAACAAAAAACGGACAGGCATAA